The window AGATGACCGCCGCCGCAGACCGGATCCTCGACCGCTACCGCACCTTCGCCGTCGTTGGCGCGTCCCCATCCCAGGGACGGGCCAGCCACGGCGTCATGGGTGTGCTGCAGCGTCACGGGTACACCGTCATCCCGGTGAACCCTGACGCGGCCGAGGTGCGGGGGCTGCCGTGCTATCCGGACCTCGCTTCCATCCCCGCCCCGGTGGACGTCGTGGACATCTTCCGCGACTCAGAGGTCGCCGGCAGCCACGTCGACGAAGCGATCGCGATCGGCGCCAAAGCGGTGTGGTTGCAGCTGGGTGTGGTCGACCAGGAGGCCGCCCAGCGGGCACGTGACGCCGGTCTGGAGGTCGTGATGGACCGCTGTCCCGCGATCGAGCTGGGCCGGCGCACCGACGAGTAGGCCGTCACCATGACCGAGCGCGTCCGTTTCCACATCGACCC of the Egibacteraceae bacterium genome contains:
- a CDS encoding CoA-binding protein, encoding MTTDEMTAAADRILDRYRTFAVVGASPSQGRASHGVMGVLQRHGYTVIPVNPDAAEVRGLPCYPDLASIPAPVDVVDIFRDSEVAGSHVDEAIAIGAKAVWLQLGVVDQEAAQRARDAGLEVVMDRCPAIELGRRTDE